A single genomic interval of Saccharothrix saharensis harbors:
- a CDS encoding alpha-1,4-glucan--maltose-1-phosphate maltosyltransferase: MSGRLGIDDVSPTVSGGRYPAKAVVGEHVPVEATVWREGHDAVAATVAWRGPNDRVARQTRMVPQGVGLDRWAATIVPDAEGAWTFRVDAWSDPWATWQHAVEVKIAAGQSAHELENDLETGARLLDRVSRRPDRRREKPLLVNAATALRDEHRPLAERVAPALAGDVRQVMHDHPVRELVTKGKPQKVWVDRKRAAFGSWYEFFPRSTGGVDESGVPVHGTFVTAAKELDRIAAMGFDVAYLPPIHPIGRVNRKGPNNTLTATEDDPGSTWAIGADEGGHDAIHPELGTIEDFDAFVARARELNIEVALDLALQCAPDHPWVLKNPEWFTTRPDGSIAYAENPPKKYQDIYPVNFDNDPQGIYNEVLRVVLHWVDHGVRIFRVDNPHTKPPDFWAWLIWAVKDRHPDVLFLSEAFTRPARLYGLAKLGFTQSYTYFTWRTTKEELTEFGDELVEHWDEARPNLFVNTPDILHESLQHGGPGMFALRAALAATMAPTWGVYSGYELFEHEAVRPGSEEYLNSEKYQLRPRDYAAAVAEGRSLEPWLRKLNAIRRAHPALQQMRTLRFHHVDNPALIAYSKQDPGTGDTVVVVVNLDPHNAQDGTVWLDLPALGADWHERLIAHDEVSGETWDWGQANYVRLEPWRAPAHIVGVQRRFS; this comes from the coding sequence ATGAGCGGACGACTCGGAATCGACGATGTCTCCCCGACCGTGAGCGGCGGTCGCTACCCGGCGAAGGCCGTGGTCGGCGAACACGTCCCGGTCGAGGCCACGGTGTGGCGCGAGGGCCACGACGCCGTGGCCGCCACGGTGGCGTGGCGGGGGCCGAACGACCGGGTCGCCAGACAGACGCGGATGGTGCCGCAGGGTGTCGGCCTGGACCGCTGGGCCGCCACGATCGTGCCGGACGCCGAGGGCGCGTGGACGTTCCGCGTGGACGCCTGGAGCGACCCGTGGGCCACCTGGCAGCACGCCGTCGAGGTCAAGATCGCCGCCGGGCAGAGCGCCCACGAGCTGGAGAACGACCTGGAGACCGGCGCGCGCCTGCTCGACCGCGTCAGCCGCCGCCCCGACCGGCGCCGGGAGAAGCCGCTGCTGGTCAACGCGGCCACCGCGCTGCGCGACGAGCACCGGCCCCTCGCCGAGCGGGTCGCACCCGCCCTGGCGGGCGACGTCCGCCAGGTCATGCACGACCACCCGGTCCGCGAGCTCGTCACCAAGGGCAAGCCGCAGAAGGTGTGGGTCGACCGCAAGCGGGCGGCGTTCGGGTCCTGGTACGAGTTCTTCCCCCGCAGCACGGGCGGCGTGGACGAGTCGGGCGTCCCGGTGCACGGCACGTTCGTGACCGCCGCCAAGGAGCTGGACCGCATCGCGGCCATGGGCTTCGACGTCGCCTACCTGCCCCCGATCCACCCGATCGGGCGGGTGAACCGCAAGGGCCCGAACAACACGCTCACCGCCACCGAGGACGACCCGGGCTCGACCTGGGCCATCGGCGCGGACGAGGGCGGGCACGACGCGATCCACCCCGAGCTGGGCACGATCGAGGACTTCGACGCGTTCGTGGCCCGCGCCCGCGAGCTGAACATCGAGGTGGCGCTGGACCTGGCGCTGCAGTGCGCCCCCGACCACCCGTGGGTGCTGAAGAACCCCGAGTGGTTCACCACCCGGCCGGACGGCTCGATCGCCTACGCGGAGAACCCGCCGAAGAAGTACCAGGACATCTACCCGGTCAACTTCGACAACGACCCGCAGGGCATCTACAACGAGGTGCTGCGCGTCGTGCTGCACTGGGTCGACCACGGGGTGCGGATCTTCCGGGTCGACAACCCGCACACCAAGCCGCCGGACTTCTGGGCGTGGCTGATCTGGGCGGTCAAGGACCGGCACCCGGACGTGCTGTTCCTGTCCGAGGCGTTCACCCGCCCGGCCCGCCTGTACGGCCTGGCCAAGCTCGGCTTCACGCAGAGCTACACCTACTTCACCTGGCGCACGACCAAGGAGGAGCTGACCGAGTTCGGCGACGAGCTGGTCGAGCACTGGGACGAAGCGCGGCCCAACCTGTTCGTCAACACCCCGGACATCCTGCACGAATCGCTGCAGCACGGCGGTCCGGGCATGTTCGCGCTGCGCGCGGCGCTGGCGGCGACGATGGCGCCGACCTGGGGTGTGTACTCGGGCTACGAGCTGTTCGAGCACGAGGCCGTCCGACCGGGCAGCGAGGAGTACCTGAACTCGGAGAAGTACCAGCTCCGCCCCCGCGACTACGCGGCGGCGGTGGCCGAGGGACGGTCGCTGGAACCGTGGTTGCGCAAGCTGAACGCGATCCGCCGGGCGCACCCGGCGTTGCAGCAGATGCGAACACTCCGGTTCCACCACGTCGACAACCCCGCGTTGATCGCCTACTCCAAGCAGGACCCCGGCACCGGCGACACGGTCGTCGTCGTGGTCAACCTGGACCCGCACAACGCGCAGGACGGCACCGTCTGGCTGGACCTGCCCGCGCTCGGCGCCGACTGGCACGAGCGGCTGATCGCCCACGACGAGGTCTCCGGTGAGACCTGGGACTGGGGCCAGGCCAACTACGTCCGCCTGGAACCCTGGCGCGCCCCGGCGCACATCGTGGGCGTGCAGCGCAGGTTCTCCTAA
- a CDS encoding cysteine dioxygenase translates to MTATIARADLHPKLDVRFLRDIIHPERDLWTPRELRELTSTVASELTTPLLDVLRFDPDRRWWARLGLTEGVELWLLSWLPGQGTEPHDHGGAAGSFTVLTGELSEDYRYPGGPVRSALRPVGSALGFGAGRAHRMVNRGTVGAASVHAYSPPLVPTREYPSLADIPPEIQPLPAQRLPLEQLRVLADQEGP, encoded by the coding sequence GTGACCGCGACGATCGCGCGCGCCGACCTGCACCCGAAGCTGGACGTGCGGTTCCTGCGCGACATCATCCACCCCGAACGCGACCTCTGGACGCCGCGCGAGCTGCGCGAGCTGACCTCCACCGTCGCCTCCGAGCTGACCACCCCGTTGCTGGACGTCCTGCGGTTCGACCCGGACCGGCGCTGGTGGGCGCGGCTCGGGCTGACCGAGGGCGTCGAGCTGTGGTTGCTGAGCTGGCTGCCGGGCCAGGGCACCGAGCCGCACGACCACGGCGGCGCGGCGGGCTCGTTCACCGTGCTGACCGGTGAGCTGTCGGAGGACTACCGCTACCCCGGTGGGCCGGTCCGCAGCGCGCTGCGACCCGTGGGCAGCGCTTTGGGGTTCGGCGCCGGACGGGCGCACCGGATGGTCAACCGCGGCACCGTGGGTGCGGCGAGCGTGCACGCCTACTCGCCGCCGCTGGTGCCGACCCGGGAATATCCGAGCCTCGCCGACATCCCGCCGGAGATCCAGCCGTTGCCCGCCCAGCGGCTGCCGTTGGAGCAGCTGCGCGTTCTGGCCGACCAGGAGGGCCCGTGA
- a CDS encoding class I SAM-dependent methyltransferase, with product MAVDPKPNPHATAEEIEAAYSDPKLANVLYHDWEAGTYDEKWSISYDERCITYARDRFRAVAGDTGPYGHALELGCGTGFFLLNLMQGDVVERGSVTDLSPGMVEVALRNAKQLELPVDGRVADAERIPYDDDTFDLVVGHAVLHHIPDVPAAMREVLRVLKPGGKFVFAGDPTNVGNFYARKLGQLTWWLTTNVTRLGPLNDWRRPQEELDESSRAAALEAVVDLHTFDPSDLERTARGAGAVDVRAVTEELSAALFGWPVRTFEAAVPREKLGFGWAMFAYRTWQRLSWVDENVLAKVLPREVFYNVSVTGRKPV from the coding sequence GTGGCCGTTGATCCGAAGCCCAACCCGCACGCCACCGCCGAGGAGATCGAGGCGGCGTACTCCGACCCCAAGCTCGCGAACGTGCTCTACCACGACTGGGAAGCCGGCACGTACGACGAGAAGTGGTCGATCTCGTACGACGAGCGCTGCATCACCTACGCCAGGGACCGGTTCCGGGCGGTCGCGGGCGACACCGGGCCGTACGGGCACGCGTTGGAGCTGGGCTGCGGCACCGGGTTCTTCCTGCTCAACCTGATGCAGGGCGACGTGGTCGAGCGCGGGTCGGTGACCGACCTGTCGCCGGGCATGGTCGAGGTGGCGCTGCGCAACGCGAAGCAGCTCGAGCTGCCGGTCGACGGCCGGGTCGCCGACGCCGAGCGCATCCCGTACGACGACGACACGTTCGACCTGGTGGTGGGGCACGCGGTGCTGCACCACATCCCGGACGTGCCCGCCGCGATGCGCGAGGTGCTGCGGGTGCTCAAGCCGGGCGGGAAGTTCGTCTTCGCGGGCGACCCGACGAACGTGGGCAACTTCTACGCCCGCAAGCTCGGGCAGCTCACCTGGTGGCTGACCACGAACGTCACCAGGCTGGGCCCGCTGAACGACTGGCGCCGGCCGCAGGAGGAGCTGGACGAGTCCTCGCGGGCCGCGGCGCTGGAAGCGGTGGTGGACCTGCACACGTTCGACCCGTCGGACCTGGAGCGGACCGCGCGCGGCGCGGGCGCGGTCGACGTGCGCGCGGTGACCGAGGAGCTGTCGGCGGCGTTGTTCGGCTGGCCGGTGCGCACGTTCGAGGCCGCCGTGCCGCGGGAGAAGCTGGGCTTCGGCTGGGCGATGTTCGCCTACCGGACCTGGCAGCGGCTGTCCTGGGTGGACGAGAACGTGCTGGCCAAGGTGCTGCCGCGCGAGGTGTTCTACAACGTCTCCGTGACGGGCCGCAAGCCGGTCTAG
- the glgP gene encoding alpha-glucan family phosphorylase, translated as MRALRRFTVRASLPEPLAALGTLATNLRWTWHQPTQDLFASVDPELWAESGDPLRLLSVVAPDRLEALSRDEQFLAHARALADDLHRYTTGPRWFQRRQDEIAQRREHGRHDPHPLPNAIAYFSMEFGVTEALPNYSGGLGVLAGDHLKAASDLGVPLIAVGLLYRSGYFRQALSLDGWQIEHYPVLDPRGLPLELLTEPSGAPILVHVAMPGDRVLRAKVWKAQVGRIPLLLLDSDVEENDDDLRGVTDRLYGGDQDHRIRQEILAGVGGVRAVRTYCELTGHPSPEVFHTNEGHAGFLGLERIRELVTGEGLDFDQALAAVRAGTVFTTHTPVPAGIDRFPVDLVQHYFGSESLLPGVNTQRILALGAEDNPGLFNMAHMGLRLAQRANGVSKLHGTVSRDMFRGLWPGFDASEVPIGSVTNGVHGPTWAATEMSRLVGDAEDSGVGLRGFEPVTDQRLWELRNDLRGKLVHEVRRRTRASWLQRGASALELGWTDSVFDPDVLTVGFARRVPTYKRLTLMLRDADRLRALLLHPERPVQLVVAGKSHPADDGGKALIQQIVRFADDAGVRHRIVFLPDYDMSMARYLYWGCDVWLNNPMRPLEACGTSGMKSALNGGLNLSIRDGWWDELYDGSNGWAIPTADGVTDPTRRDDLEAAALYDLLGSQVAPLFYDRGEDGVPTRWLAMVRHTLASLGPAVQASRMVREYVEKLYAPAASSAGSVVGEGFRGAKELAAYRQRLRASWTRVRVLDSEMSLNGSATPQLGAPVGVRARIELAGLEPSEVDVQVALGRVGDSDELYDVVTHGMRYAGNGNYEIEVPLPHAGAVGYTVRVLPRHDLLASPAELGRVVLAR; from the coding sequence ATGCGAGCACTTCGCCGGTTCACCGTCCGAGCCAGTCTGCCCGAGCCGTTGGCGGCCCTGGGCACCCTCGCCACGAACCTGCGCTGGACGTGGCACCAGCCCACCCAGGACCTGTTCGCGTCGGTCGACCCCGAGCTGTGGGCCGAGAGCGGCGACCCGTTGCGCCTGCTGTCCGTGGTCGCGCCCGACCGCCTCGAAGCCCTCTCCCGCGACGAGCAGTTCCTCGCCCACGCCCGCGCCCTGGCCGACGACCTGCACCGCTACACCACCGGGCCGCGCTGGTTCCAGCGCCGCCAGGACGAGATCGCGCAGCGCCGCGAGCACGGCCGGCACGACCCGCACCCGCTGCCGAACGCGATCGCCTACTTCTCGATGGAGTTCGGCGTCACCGAGGCCCTGCCGAACTACTCCGGCGGCCTCGGCGTGCTGGCGGGCGACCACCTCAAGGCCGCCTCCGACCTCGGCGTGCCGCTGATCGCCGTCGGCCTGCTCTACCGGTCCGGCTACTTCCGCCAGGCGCTGTCGCTGGACGGCTGGCAGATCGAGCACTACCCGGTGCTCGACCCGCGCGGCCTGCCGCTGGAGCTGCTCACCGAGCCCTCCGGCGCGCCGATCCTGGTGCACGTCGCCATGCCCGGCGACCGGGTGCTGCGCGCCAAGGTGTGGAAGGCCCAGGTCGGCCGCATCCCGTTGCTGCTGCTCGACTCCGACGTGGAGGAGAACGACGACGACCTGCGCGGCGTCACCGACCGCCTCTACGGCGGCGACCAGGACCACCGCATCCGGCAGGAGATCCTGGCGGGCGTCGGCGGCGTCCGGGCCGTGCGCACGTACTGCGAGCTGACCGGCCACCCCTCGCCCGAGGTGTTCCACACCAACGAGGGCCACGCGGGCTTCCTGGGCCTGGAGCGCATCCGCGAGCTGGTCACGGGCGAGGGCCTGGACTTCGACCAGGCGCTGGCCGCGGTCCGCGCGGGCACCGTGTTCACCACGCACACGCCCGTCCCGGCGGGCATCGACCGGTTCCCCGTCGACCTCGTGCAGCACTACTTCGGCTCGGAGTCCCTGCTGCCGGGCGTGAACACCCAGCGCATCCTCGCGCTGGGCGCCGAGGACAACCCCGGCCTGTTCAACATGGCGCACATGGGTCTGCGGCTCGCCCAGCGCGCGAACGGCGTCTCCAAGCTGCACGGCACCGTCAGCCGCGACATGTTCCGCGGCCTGTGGCCGGGCTTCGACGCCTCGGAGGTGCCGATCGGCTCGGTCACCAACGGCGTGCACGGCCCCACCTGGGCGGCCACCGAGATGAGCCGCCTGGTCGGCGACGCGGAGGACTCCGGCGTCGGCCTGCGCGGGTTCGAGCCCGTCACCGACCAGCGGCTGTGGGAGCTGCGCAACGACCTGCGCGGCAAGCTCGTGCACGAGGTCCGCCGCCGCACCCGCGCGTCCTGGTTGCAGCGCGGCGCGTCGGCGCTGGAGCTGGGCTGGACCGACTCGGTGTTCGACCCGGACGTGCTGACCGTCGGCTTCGCCCGCCGCGTGCCGACCTACAAGCGGCTGACGCTGATGCTGCGCGACGCGGACCGGCTGCGCGCCCTGCTGCTGCACCCCGAACGGCCCGTGCAGCTCGTCGTGGCGGGCAAGTCGCACCCGGCCGACGACGGCGGCAAGGCGTTGATCCAGCAGATCGTGCGGTTCGCCGACGACGCGGGCGTGCGGCACCGGATCGTGTTCCTGCCCGACTACGACATGTCCATGGCCCGGTACCTGTACTGGGGCTGCGACGTGTGGCTGAACAACCCGATGCGCCCGCTGGAGGCCTGCGGCACGTCCGGCATGAAGTCCGCGCTCAACGGCGGGCTGAACCTGTCGATCCGCGACGGCTGGTGGGACGAGCTGTACGACGGCAGCAACGGCTGGGCCATCCCGACCGCCGACGGCGTCACCGACCCGACCCGGCGCGACGACCTGGAGGCCGCCGCGCTCTACGACCTGCTCGGCAGCCAGGTCGCGCCGCTGTTCTACGACCGGGGCGAGGACGGCGTGCCGACCCGCTGGCTGGCCATGGTGCGGCACACGCTGGCGTCGCTCGGCCCGGCCGTGCAGGCGTCCCGGATGGTGCGCGAGTACGTGGAGAAGCTGTACGCGCCCGCCGCGTCGTCGGCCGGCTCGGTGGTCGGCGAGGGGTTCCGCGGCGCGAAGGAGCTGGCCGCGTACCGGCAGCGCCTGCGGGCGTCGTGGACGCGGGTGCGGGTGCTGGACTCGGAGATGTCGCTGAACGGGTCGGCCACGCCGCAGCTCGGCGCGCCGGTCGGCGTGCGGGCCCGGATCGAGCTGGCCGGCCTGGAACCGTCCGAAGTGGACGTGCAGGTGGCGCTCGGCCGGGTCGGCGACTCCGACGAGCTGTACGACGTGGTCACGCACGGCATGCGTTACGCGGGCAACGGCAACTACGAGATCGAGGTGCCGCTGCCGCACGCGGGCGCGGTCGGCTACACCGTGCGCGTGCTGCCGCGGCACGACCTGCTCGCGTCACCGGCGGAACTCGGCCGGGTCGTGCTGGCGAGGTGA
- a CDS encoding ABC transporter ATP-binding protein: MQGVSVRRGKTTLVGDVDWSVELDERWVVLGPNGAGKTTLLRLAGAELHPTKGKVHLLGERIGRTDMAELRPRIGLSSSALNGRIPPDEKVVDLVVSAGYAVLGRWREEYDKLDTGRARELLAAMGIEHLADRTYGTLSEGERKRTLISRALMTDPEVLLLDEPAAGLDLGGREDLVARLSELAMDPDAPATVLVTHHVEEIPPGFTHALLLRDGGIVAQGLLDDVLTEENLSKTFDQPLELQRSGDRYFARRKTTEG, from the coding sequence ATGCAGGGTGTTTCGGTTCGACGTGGCAAGACCACGCTGGTCGGCGACGTCGACTGGAGCGTGGAGCTGGACGAGCGCTGGGTCGTGCTCGGCCCGAACGGGGCGGGCAAGACCACGCTGCTGAGGCTGGCCGGCGCGGAGCTGCACCCGACCAAGGGCAAGGTGCACCTGCTCGGCGAGCGGATCGGCCGGACCGACATGGCCGAGCTCAGGCCCCGGATCGGGTTGTCCTCGTCGGCGTTGAACGGGCGCATCCCGCCCGACGAGAAGGTGGTCGACCTGGTGGTCAGCGCCGGGTACGCGGTGCTGGGCCGGTGGCGCGAGGAGTACGACAAGCTCGACACCGGCCGCGCCCGGGAGCTGCTGGCCGCGATGGGCATCGAGCACCTGGCCGACCGCACCTACGGCACGTTGTCCGAGGGCGAGCGCAAGCGCACGCTGATCTCCCGGGCGTTGATGACCGATCCCGAGGTGCTGCTGCTCGACGAGCCCGCGGCCGGCCTGGACCTGGGTGGCCGCGAGGACCTGGTGGCCCGGCTGTCGGAGCTCGCGATGGACCCGGACGCGCCGGCGACGGTGCTGGTCACGCACCACGTGGAGGAGATCCCGCCCGGCTTCACGCACGCGCTGCTGCTGCGTGACGGCGGCATCGTGGCGCAGGGCCTCCTGGACGACGTGCTGACCGAGGAGAACCTGTCGAAGACCTTCGACCAGCCGCTGGAACTCCAGCGGTCGGGTGACCGGTACTTCGCCCGGCGCAAAACTACCGAGGGGTAA
- a CDS encoding enoyl-CoA hydratase/isomerase family protein, translated as MAEFVRLEVEDGIGTIRLDRPPMNALNRQVQEEIRSAALEAADRADVYSVIVYGGPKVFAAGADIKEMAELSYAEMAARAGAFTSALRAVEEIPKPTVAAITGYALGGGFELALCADRRIAGDNAKVGQPEILLGVIPGMGGTQRLPRLIGPSRAKDLIYTGRFVGAEEALRIGMVDEVVAPDDVYEAAKRWAGQFVNGPVRAYAAAKAAIDGGLDTDLGSGLKLESQLFAAMFATEDQKTGMASFIENGPGKAKFSGR; from the coding sequence GTGGCTGAGTTCGTGAGGCTCGAAGTCGAGGACGGGATCGGCACCATCCGGTTGGACCGCCCGCCGATGAACGCGCTCAACCGGCAGGTCCAGGAGGAGATCCGGTCCGCCGCGCTGGAGGCGGCCGACCGGGCCGACGTCTACTCGGTGATCGTGTACGGCGGTCCGAAGGTGTTCGCGGCGGGTGCGGACATCAAGGAGATGGCCGAGCTGTCCTACGCCGAGATGGCGGCCCGCGCGGGCGCGTTCACCTCGGCGTTGCGCGCGGTCGAGGAGATCCCCAAGCCGACCGTGGCGGCGATCACCGGCTACGCCCTGGGCGGCGGGTTCGAGCTGGCCCTGTGCGCGGACCGGCGCATCGCGGGCGACAACGCCAAGGTCGGCCAGCCGGAGATCCTGCTCGGCGTCATCCCCGGCATGGGTGGCACGCAGCGCCTGCCGCGGCTGATCGGGCCGTCGCGCGCCAAGGACCTGATCTACACCGGCCGGTTCGTCGGCGCCGAGGAGGCGCTGCGGATCGGGATGGTGGACGAGGTCGTGGCCCCGGACGACGTCTACGAGGCGGCCAAGCGGTGGGCCGGGCAGTTCGTCAACGGCCCGGTGCGCGCCTACGCCGCCGCGAAGGCCGCGATCGACGGCGGGCTGGACACCGACCTGGGCAGCGGGCTGAAGCTGGAGAGCCAGCTCTTCGCCGCGATGTTCGCCACCGAGGACCAGAAGACCGGCATGGCGTCGTTCATCGAGAACGGCCCGGGGAAGGCGAAGTTCAGTGGCCGTTGA
- a CDS encoding rhodanese-like domain-containing protein translates to MSAEELLEEARRSLRRVTPEELAGLSDVLVVDIRPHHNRAEEGEVPGSIPVERIVLEWRLDPDGEHRIPGFTADTTVVVLCNEGYASSLAARDLQRVGLPRATDLVGGFRAYAASGLPVRPGATQAVT, encoded by the coding sequence GTGAGTGCCGAGGAGCTGTTGGAGGAGGCGCGGCGGTCGTTGCGCCGCGTGACGCCGGAGGAGCTGGCCGGGCTGTCGGACGTGCTGGTGGTCGACATCCGGCCGCACCACAACCGCGCGGAGGAGGGCGAGGTGCCCGGGTCGATCCCGGTGGAGCGCATCGTGCTGGAGTGGCGGCTGGACCCGGACGGCGAGCACCGCATCCCCGGCTTCACCGCCGACACGACCGTGGTCGTGCTGTGCAACGAGGGCTACGCCTCCAGCCTGGCCGCGCGCGACCTGCAACGCGTGGGTCTGCCCCGGGCGACCGACCTGGTCGGCGGCTTCCGCGCCTACGCCGCCTCGGGCCTGCCCGTGCGCCCCGGCGCCACCCAAGCCGTGACCTGA
- the glgX gene encoding glycogen debranching protein GlgX, giving the protein MAADSILLAGRPFPLGAHPEAGGVRFAVSAPPAHAVEVCLISEDGTEERVELTERTFGVWHGLISGVTPGQRYGYRVHGPYDPSRGLRCNPAKLLVDPYATRITGALTDLDAALGYVDDPMLGGPSPVDSLGSVPLSVVTSPGGPDTGVKPEVPFEEAVVYELHVRGFTRQHPAVPEHQRGTYLGLAHPAVLEHLTRLGVTTVELLPVHAFVDEPSLIRAGRHNYWGYSPLSYFAPHPAYASEPGREVEEFRTMVAALHNADIEVIIDVVFNHTCEGGPEGPTLSYRGFDAPGYYLHIDGGGTLDITGCGNTTEAGSPQFVRLVTDSLRYWATEMGVDGFRFDLASTLGRPGGGRFDRASAMLTAITQDPVLSRCKLIAEPWDATGDGYRVGDFGVQWAEWNGRYRDTVRDFWRGMTSVRDLAYRLSGSSDLYADDLRRPWQSVNFVTAHDGFTLRDLVSYNEKHNLANGEDNRDGTNDNRSWNCGAEGETDDPEVLALRARQARNLFATLMLSTGTPMLTAGDEQWRTQGGNNNAYCLDDETSWVDWELGAEGEAMLAFARRVIAVRRASPALRQPQFFDGRTTSSGAPDLVWFRPDGEEMAETDWFDDGRRFLGMWIDGSNSLSRTRDGELVSDDSWLLLVQAGADPIEVTLPGPEYGGRYEPTIDSTAADGSPVLAESLAAGATVVLEGRSLLLLRVPN; this is encoded by the coding sequence ATGGCTGCCGACTCGATCCTGCTCGCGGGCCGACCGTTCCCCCTCGGGGCGCACCCCGAGGCCGGAGGTGTGCGCTTCGCGGTCTCGGCGCCGCCCGCGCACGCCGTGGAAGTGTGCCTGATCAGCGAAGACGGCACGGAGGAGCGGGTGGAGCTGACCGAGCGCACGTTCGGCGTGTGGCACGGGCTGATCTCCGGCGTCACGCCCGGCCAGCGCTACGGCTACCGCGTGCACGGCCCGTACGACCCGTCCCGGGGCCTGCGGTGCAACCCGGCGAAGCTGTTGGTCGACCCGTATGCGACGCGGATCACGGGCGCGTTGACCGACCTCGACGCGGCGCTCGGCTACGTGGACGACCCGATGCTCGGCGGGCCGTCCCCGGTCGACTCGCTGGGCAGCGTGCCGCTGTCCGTGGTCACCTCGCCCGGCGGGCCCGACACGGGCGTGAAGCCCGAGGTGCCGTTCGAGGAGGCGGTGGTCTACGAGCTGCACGTGCGCGGGTTCACCCGGCAGCACCCGGCCGTGCCCGAGCACCAGCGCGGCACCTACCTCGGGCTCGCGCACCCGGCCGTGCTGGAGCACCTGACCCGGCTCGGCGTGACGACGGTGGAGCTGCTGCCCGTGCACGCTTTCGTGGACGAGCCGTCGTTGATCCGGGCCGGCAGGCACAACTACTGGGGCTACTCGCCGCTGAGCTACTTCGCGCCGCACCCCGCCTACGCCAGCGAGCCGGGCCGGGAGGTGGAGGAGTTCCGCACGATGGTGGCCGCGCTGCACAACGCGGACATCGAAGTGATCATCGACGTGGTGTTCAACCACACCTGCGAGGGCGGGCCGGAGGGCCCCACGCTGTCGTACCGGGGCTTCGACGCGCCCGGCTACTACCTGCACATCGACGGCGGAGGCACGCTCGACATCACCGGCTGCGGCAACACCACCGAAGCCGGGTCGCCGCAGTTCGTGCGGCTGGTCACGGACTCGCTGCGCTACTGGGCCACCGAGATGGGCGTGGACGGGTTCCGGTTCGACCTCGCGTCCACGCTGGGCCGGCCCGGCGGCGGCCGGTTCGACCGGGCGTCGGCGATGCTGACCGCGATCACCCAGGACCCGGTGCTGTCGCGGTGCAAGCTCATCGCCGAGCCGTGGGACGCCACCGGCGACGGCTACCGGGTCGGCGACTTCGGCGTGCAGTGGGCGGAGTGGAACGGCCGGTACCGCGACACCGTGCGCGACTTCTGGCGCGGCATGACCAGCGTGCGCGACCTGGCGTACCGGCTGTCCGGGTCGTCCGACCTGTACGCCGACGACCTGCGGCGACCGTGGCAGTCGGTCAACTTCGTCACCGCGCACGACGGGTTCACGCTGCGCGACCTCGTCTCCTACAACGAGAAGCACAACCTGGCCAACGGCGAGGACAACCGGGACGGTACCAACGACAACCGGTCGTGGAACTGCGGTGCGGAGGGCGAGACCGACGACCCCGAGGTGCTCGCGCTGCGCGCCCGGCAGGCGCGCAACCTGTTCGCCACCCTGATGCTGTCCACGGGCACGCCGATGCTCACCGCGGGTGACGAGCAGTGGCGCACCCAGGGCGGCAACAACAACGCGTACTGCCTGGACGACGAGACGTCGTGGGTGGACTGGGAGCTCGGCGCCGAGGGTGAGGCGATGCTGGCGTTCGCCCGGCGCGTGATCGCGGTGCGGCGCGCGTCACCGGCGTTGCGGCAGCCGCAGTTCTTCGACGGCCGCACCACGTCGTCCGGCGCGCCGGACCTGGTGTGGTTCCGGCCGGACGGCGAGGAGATGGCCGAGACGGACTGGTTCGACGACGGCAGGCGGTTCCTCGGCATGTGGATCGACGGGTCGAACAGCCTGTCCCGCACGCGTGACGGCGAGCTGGTGTCGGACGACTCGTGGCTGCTGCTCGTGCAGGCGGGGGCTGACCCGATCGAGGTCACCCTGCCGGGGCCCGAGTACGGCGGGCGGTACGAGCCGACGATCGACTCGACCGCGGCCGACGGCTCGCCGGTGCTCGCGGAGAGCCTCGCGGCGGGCGCGACCGTCGTGCTGGAGGGCCGCTCGCTGCTGCTGCTCCGCGTGCCCAACTGA